From Faecalicatena sp. Marseille-Q4148:
TTGTAACTTTCTCCCCAAAGTCACGCAATCTGGAACCGGCAGCTTCAATCGCCGCCTCATCCTGATCTATTCCTATAAATCTCCCCATTTGACTTAATTGCTTACATACCTCATAGGCATGTCCGCCGCCACCAAGCGTTCCATCCACGTAAATGCCGTCTGGCTTGATGTTCAGACCATTTACTGTCTCTTCCAATAATACAGATGTGTGATTAAATTCCATTTACAATCGCTCCCCGGAAAATATTTTTAAATCATTAACCCCAGATCTTCCATACCGCTTGCAATGTCATCTACATCTTCTTCCACAAGTGCATTTGTTTCATCCCATTTTGCTTTGTCCCAAATCTCAACACGATTCAGTACGCCAACCAGAACAACTTCCTTGTCCAGTCCTGCAAACTCTCTGAGGGCAGAAGAGATTAATACTCTACCTTGTTTATCCACGCCGCCGTCTACCGCACTTCCTACGAGGAATCGTGTCAGTTTTCTTGCGTTCGGATTATTGAGTGGTAAGGCTTTTAACTTGGTTTCCAGTGCTTTCCATTCGCTATTTGGATACACAAATAAGCAGTGATCAAACCCCTTCGTTATCAGGAAATCCTCCCCAAGATCTTCCCGAAACTTTGATGGAATAATCAACCGGCCCTTTGCATCAATACTGTGATTAAATTCACCTGTCAGCATCCAAAACACCTACTTCCAAAGTGGCCTGCCACTTTCGTGCCACTTTGCGCCACTTGTCACCACTTTTTACCACCTGAACTTATTGTAAACTACTTTTATAGTGATTTCAAGTGCTATTTTCAAAAAAGTGGACTGGCAAATTCCGGTAAAATACAGAGAAAATTAGCATTTTCTTAAGGTTTTTAAAATTTAGTGGGGCAAAGTGGGGTGTGTTTTACATCAAATTCCCTTTAAACACTTCCCAGAAGTATTTTTAGACAAAAAAACAGACCGGCTGTGGGGGTGAATCCCTATCCCCCACATTTAACCGGACTTTTCAGTATATATTTTTTGGTTTCTTAAATTTTTCTTAAAGCTTTTATAACCTGATAAAAAACTCAAAAAAGAAGACTCCCTTTGTCGGAATCTTCTCTCTTCTGATTACTCTGCGCTGTTCAATTCGTTCAGATAATTCTCGAATGCACTGTAGTCCACTTCTGCAACTTCTCTCGGCTGATTCGCCTGATAATTATCATATGCAGAATAGCCAAGCCATCCTATAAGCGCAATTCCGATCACAGAATAAAAACATCTGCGAACTACTTTCATTCGCTTCTCTTTCTTCATAATCTGCTTACGATTTGCTTTTTCCTGTTTATATTTATCTACTTTCTCCTGACTCATTGTTCTGCTCCTTTTTATCTTAGATTACAACGATCACTCCACCGTCATTGGCATACATTGTACTGATTCCTCTTGTATCAAGAATCACCACATCTTTCACAGAAATCTTACTCAAAATGAGATCACGCACTTTTTCTGCCCGCTCTCTGCAATTACAATGTGTAATACCAAGAATCTTCTTCTCCGGATCCTTCACTTCCTTCAAAACAGTATCACACATCTTAGCAAGTGCTTTCGTAATCCCTCTTGCCTGACCAAGCTGCTGAATCGTGCCTTCCGGTGTCGATCCCATATATGGTTTAATATTCAGCGCTGTCGCCATAACGGCTTTCAGTCCTGTCAGTCTTCCATTCTTTCGCAGCGTCTCCAATGTCTCCAATACGAAATATGTGTGCTGTTCTTCAATATATGCTTCTACCTGTGCAATTACCTCTTCAAAATTCATCCCGGCTTCTTCACATTCAGCAATCTTCAGACCGATCAGTGTCTCCCCTACGGATGCACTTTTAGAATCAAATACATGAATTTGTTTCTCACCATATTCCTCCAGATACAGATTCTTTCCAAGTACTGCACTGTTATAAGATCCGCTCAAATTCGCTGACAACGTTACCACATACACATGCTCCGCCTCGCACCGATAACTTTCCATATATGCTTCCGGAGATGGACAGGATGACTTTGGACAATTAGGACTTTCTTTAATCATACGCAACATCTCCTGCTGACAGAATGTCTTGTCATCTACAATATGATGATCATCAATATCAATTCCCAATGCTATGCTTTCATAAATTCCTGATACTTTCATCTCTTCTGTCAATTCACCGCAGCTGTCGATTACAATCTTATAACTCATTTCCTATCCTCCCGCATGTATTCTTTCCTAACGCTCAATAAGAATACTGCTCACTTTTATATAACTATTTCTATTACAAGTAGTATTAAATACTACATTATAATAGCACATTTTTTTCTTTCTGAAAAGAGTTTTTTATGATTCATCAAATTGAATTGATCTCGACACACTGAGAGCCATCCCCATCTCAATCATCAAGAACAAAATCGATGTACCTCCATAGCTGATAAATGGCAGTGTAATTCCGGTATTTGGAATCAGATTCGTCACAACGGCTACATTTAAAATAACCTGTATCGCAATGTGGGCAAAAATTCCTGTTACAATCAGAGAACCATATTTGTCAGGTGCGTTCTGAGCAATAAACATCAGACGATAGAGCATCATTCCGAACATTACAAGTACAACAATCGCTCCAAATACTCCAAGTTCTTCGCAGATGATTGAAAGGATCATATCATTCTGCACCTCCGGAATAATCATTTTCTGTGTGCTGGCTCCCAGACCTTTTCCAAAAAAACCGCCGGAACCAATTGCATACAAAGCCTGAAGCGTCTGGAATCCTTTATTGCCGGCATGTTTTTCCGGATTAATCCACACAATAATCCTCTGCAGCCGGAAGTTATCACTTTTCGCCAGTGAAGATGCCCACAGCCGAACTCCAATATATCCAACGATCCCTGCAAGCATAGAATACTGCACGATTTTCTTTGTCCTCGGATAAGATACATATAAAATAATCGCAGTAATTCCAAGTACAATGATCGCACTGCTCAGGTTGTCTGTCAGAATGAGCACACCGATTCCGGCTGCTCCTCCATAGATTAGAATTTCTTTCAGATGATCCCACTTTTCGATGTATTTGCCTGTGCGGCATACGAGAAATGGGATATAAAGGATAACCGCAATCTTGACCACCTCTGCGGGCTGAATCTGCAACGGCGTATCCGGAATTCCTACCCATCTCCTTGCCCCATTTGCTTCAATTCCAAATGGCGTCAGGATCAGCAGCATCAGAATAAATGCTACAACATAAGATAACTTTGCAAATCTTGCATATACATGGTAATTGATCCGTGACACGATTGCCATCACAATCAGACTTCCTACCGTAATAATTGCCTGTTTTCGAAAGTACCACATAGGATCGCCAAATTTTTCCTGAGCGCTGTAAGCACTTGTACTGTACAGGATTACAAGCCCAAAACAAACCAGAAAGATAATCGTTGCCAACAGACTGTAATCGAAATATTGAATTGTCTTCGGTTGTTTTTTTCTTCTGGATACCGGCTTTCTCCCTGCCGTTCTACGCATATCATCGCTCCTTGTCTTTATTCTATGCCGCAGGTTTCTCACCTTTCATTGCAGATGGATGGACTGGTTTTCCATTGACAAAAAATCTGTCATACCAGATTAGGAAAATGTAAACTGTCCAGATCTTTCTGCTGTTATCCTGCTTTCCTTCTTTATGTTCCTCTAACAGACGGTTCAGATACTCTGTGTGAAAGAACTGTTCTGCTGCCTCTGTGGCAAACATCTTTTTCACACGTTCATAATATTTCTCTTCCCGAAGCCATACACGGATCGGAATCGGAAAACCAAGCTTCTTCTTCTCCGCTGTCTTCTTGCGGATGACACGGTCTGCCGCTGCCCGAAGCGCTACCTTTGTCTTCGGCGCTCTTACTTTGTAATCCATCGGAAGACTGCTGGCAAGCTTAAATACTTCTTTATCCAGAAACGGAACACGCACCTCGATCGAGTTCGCCATTCCCATTTTATCCCCTTTCATCAGGATATCATGGACAAGCCAGAGATGCATATCCACATACTGCATCTTCGTTACCGGATCTTTGTCTTTTACCCTCGCATAAAGAGGCGCTGTTACCCTGCGGATTCCCGGTTCACAGCCCTTTCTCAGAAGCTTATTCGCCTCCTTCTCTGTAAAGATTGTCGTTGCATTTGCAAAGTACCGTTCTTCCAATGTCTTTCCATGACGCATCAGGAAACTTCTTCCCTTCATGCCCCGCGGCAGACAATTCTCTGCAAATGTTCCGAGCAGTCTGCGAATCCAGAATG
This genomic window contains:
- a CDS encoding DegV family protein — translated: MSYKIVIDSCGELTEEMKVSGIYESIALGIDIDDHHIVDDKTFCQQEMLRMIKESPNCPKSSCPSPEAYMESYRCEAEHVYVVTLSANLSGSYNSAVLGKNLYLEEYGEKQIHVFDSKSASVGETLIGLKIAECEEAGMNFEEVIAQVEAYIEEQHTYFVLETLETLRKNGRLTGLKAVMATALNIKPYMGSTPEGTIQQLGQARGITKALAKMCDTVLKEVKDPEKKILGITHCNCRERAEKVRDLILSKISVKDVVILDTRGISTMYANDGGVIVVI
- the mraZ gene encoding division/cell wall cluster transcriptional repressor MraZ, with the translated sequence MLTGEFNHSIDAKGRLIIPSKFREDLGEDFLITKGFDHCLFVYPNSEWKALETKLKALPLNNPNARKLTRFLVGSAVDGGVDKQGRVLISSALREFAGLDKEVVLVGVLNRVEIWDKAKWDETNALVEEDVDDIASGMEDLGLMI
- a CDS encoding cell division protein FtsW; translated protein: MRRTAGRKPVSRRKKQPKTIQYFDYSLLATIIFLVCFGLVILYSTSAYSAQEKFGDPMWYFRKQAIITVGSLIVMAIVSRINYHVYARFAKLSYVVAFILMLLILTPFGIEANGARRWVGIPDTPLQIQPAEVVKIAVILYIPFLVCRTGKYIEKWDHLKEILIYGGAAGIGVLILTDNLSSAIIVLGITAIILYVSYPRTKKIVQYSMLAGIVGYIGVRLWASSLAKSDNFRLQRIIVWINPEKHAGNKGFQTLQALYAIGSGGFFGKGLGASTQKMIIPEVQNDMILSIICEELGVFGAIVVLVMFGMMLYRLMFIAQNAPDKYGSLIVTGIFAHIAIQVILNVAVVTNLIPNTGITLPFISYGGTSILFLMIEMGMALSVSRSIQFDES